One window of Stenotrophomonas indicatrix genomic DNA carries:
- a CDS encoding pseudouridine synthase, whose protein sequence is MSDTPRKPSLNKLSLKREATSEQFKLEERLHKVLAQAGLGSRRALEQRIAEGLVKVNGEVAQTGMSVKSGDRIELDGRGFVATALAEPSRVLVYNKPEGEVTTREDPEGRPTVFESLPALKGARWIAVGRLDINTTGLLLATTDGELANAMMHPSFEVEREYVVRVRAPEGEDKVPDAVVDRLTRGVALEDGPAKFDEIERIGGTDSHDWFRVVVKEGRNREVRRLWESQGCQVSRLKRTRYGKVSLPRELARGQSVELPGSQVEALRAELKLEEGAPSALTLQPVIGQRRAAKTTVRVREGGRGNAYVNGHNTADEGRELRRFDNVREDRGRGRGGKGGGGFKGGLTVSGEAAAKQSQRPFKQRAPKNDRSLPEGNPAAFRTWYVPDGVSTGPSGHRNAGPGARGPGARGPGAGAGGQGRPYGKPKGPGAGAGGGQGRGGYAGEGRGGYAGEGRGGYGGEGRGGAGGAGGQGRPAGAGNRSQGQGNKHPYGHPGNAPSFPSDHANPGFSPYGTSRPAGNGRPGGNANARPGGNRGPGGPGGNRGPGGPGGNRGPGGPGGNRGPGGPGGNRGPGGPRRSGPRGG, encoded by the coding sequence ATGAGTGACACCCCCCGCAAGCCCTCGTTGAACAAGCTTTCGCTCAAGCGCGAAGCCACGTCCGAACAGTTCAAGCTGGAAGAACGCCTGCACAAGGTCCTGGCCCAGGCCGGCCTCGGCTCGCGTCGTGCGCTGGAACAGCGCATCGCCGAAGGCCTGGTCAAGGTCAACGGTGAAGTCGCGCAGACCGGCATGTCGGTCAAGAGCGGCGACAGGATCGAGCTCGACGGTCGCGGCTTCGTCGCCACCGCGCTGGCCGAGCCGTCGCGCGTGCTGGTCTACAACAAGCCGGAAGGCGAAGTAACCACCCGTGAAGACCCCGAAGGTCGCCCGACCGTGTTCGAATCCCTGCCGGCGCTGAAGGGTGCCCGCTGGATCGCCGTCGGCCGCCTGGACATCAACACCACCGGCCTGCTGCTGGCGACCACCGACGGTGAGCTGGCCAACGCCATGATGCACCCCTCGTTCGAGGTGGAGCGCGAGTACGTGGTGCGCGTGCGTGCCCCGGAAGGCGAGGACAAGGTGCCTGACGCCGTCGTCGACCGCCTCACCCGTGGTGTCGCGCTGGAAGATGGCCCGGCCAAGTTCGATGAGATCGAACGCATCGGCGGCACCGATTCGCACGACTGGTTCCGCGTCGTGGTGAAGGAAGGCCGCAACCGCGAAGTGCGTCGCCTGTGGGAATCGCAGGGCTGCCAGGTCAGCCGCCTCAAGCGCACCCGCTACGGCAAGGTCAGCCTGCCGCGCGAACTGGCCCGCGGCCAGTCCGTCGAACTGCCGGGCAGCCAGGTCGAAGCGCTGCGTGCCGAACTGAAGCTGGAAGAAGGCGCGCCGTCGGCCCTGACCCTGCAGCCGGTGATCGGCCAGCGTCGTGCCGCCAAGACCACCGTGCGCGTGCGCGAAGGTGGCCGCGGCAACGCCTACGTAAACGGTCACAACACCGCCGATGAAGGCCGCGAACTGCGTCGCTTCGACAACGTGCGCGAAGACCGCGGCCGCGGTCGCGGTGGCAAGGGCGGTGGCGGTTTCAAGGGCGGCCTGACCGTCAGCGGTGAAGCTGCTGCCAAGCAGTCGCAGCGCCCGTTCAAGCAGCGCGCGCCGAAGAACGACCGCTCGCTGCCGGAAGGCAATCCGGCCGCATTCCGTACCTGGTATGTGCCTGACGGCGTCAGCACCGGCCCGAGCGGCCACCGCAACGCCGGTCCGGGCGCGCGTGGCCCGGGTGCCCGTGGTCCGGGCGCAGGTGCAGGCGGCCAGGGCCGTCCGTACGGCAAGCCGAAGGGCCCGGGCGCAGGCGCCGGTGGCGGCCAGGGTCGCGGCGGCTACGCCGGTGAAGGTCGTGGTGGCTACGCCGGTGAAGGTCGTGGTGGCTACGGTGGTGAAGGTCGTGGTGGCGCGGGTGGCGCCGGCGGCCAGGGTCGTCCGGCCGGTGCGGGCAACCGCTCGCAGGGCCAGGGCAACAAGCACCCGTACGGCCATCCGGGCAATGCCCCGAGCTTCCCGTCCGACCACGCCAATCCCGGCTTCAGTCCGTACGGCACCTCGCGTCCGGCCGGCAACGGTCGCCCGGGTGGCAATGCCAATGCACGTCCGGGTGGTAACCGTGGTCCGGGTGGTCCGGGCGGCAATCGCGGCCCGGGTGGCCCCGGCGGCAACCGTGGTCCCGGCGGTCCGGGTGGCAACCGCGGCCCGGGTGGCCCCGGCGGCAACCGTGGCCCGGGTGGCCCGCGTCGCAGCGGCCCGCGCGGCGGCTGA
- a CDS encoding helix-turn-helix transcriptional regulator — protein sequence MAWLQPDARFDADAWNAPVIGIAATLAEHDSGWHQHARSQLLYTRAGCTRLTFGDRISLLPPSRAAWIPGGLLHRAQMRQAVDYRSLYFDATLSAQLPQQPAIIGVGPLLQALLEPIAQAPFAHDWQAPRAGHQLALCVLEIAAAPVEPMELPLPRDPRIARCLPVAEQLPPELGELAQRSGLSVRTIGRLMQRDTGMGYQAWRQQWRLMRAMELLLLGHRVAHVALELGFSAESPFIAFFRSMVATTPAAFQRAESGRAAG from the coding sequence ATGGCGTGGCTGCAGCCCGATGCTCGCTTCGATGCCGATGCCTGGAACGCACCGGTGATCGGTATCGCTGCCACGCTGGCCGAGCATGACTCCGGTTGGCACCAGCACGCACGTTCGCAACTGCTGTACACGCGCGCCGGTTGCACGCGGCTGACGTTCGGCGATCGCATCAGCCTGCTGCCGCCATCGCGCGCGGCGTGGATTCCGGGTGGTCTGCTGCACCGCGCGCAGATGCGACAGGCGGTGGACTATCGGTCGCTGTACTTCGATGCCACGCTGTCGGCGCAGTTGCCGCAGCAGCCAGCAATCATTGGTGTCGGTCCCCTGCTGCAGGCGCTGCTGGAGCCGATCGCGCAGGCGCCGTTCGCACATGACTGGCAAGCCCCGCGAGCGGGGCATCAACTGGCGCTGTGCGTGCTTGAGATTGCCGCTGCGCCGGTGGAGCCGATGGAGCTGCCATTGCCGCGTGACCCGCGCATCGCCCGCTGCCTGCCGGTGGCCGAGCAGCTGCCGCCCGAACTGGGCGAGCTGGCCCAGCGCAGCGGACTGAGCGTGCGTACGATCGGGCGCCTGATGCAACGCGATACCGGCATGGGCTACCAGGCGTGGCGCCAGCAATGGCGGTTGATGCGGGCGATGGAACTGCTGCTGCTCGGCCATCGTGTTGCGCACGTGGCGCTGGAACTTGGATTCTCGGCAGAGAGTCCGTTCATCGCCTTCTTCCGCAGCATGGTCGCGACCACGCCTGCTGCGTTCCAGCGCGCGGAAAGCGGTCGAGCGGCAGGGTGA